A genomic region of Phragmites australis chromosome 2, lpPhrAust1.1, whole genome shotgun sequence contains the following coding sequences:
- the LOC133908246 gene encoding transcription factor bHLH144-like, giving the protein MQRDPTAFTGNPSFAYGHEADNCMANGPQGGQCNYRVPVSPALGVPSGMPSPQIRSPLGVIEFQPSMVCPRNFIIFDHTDDKGRVMYHPALVDKLNPTNIDAFPYHGEVGCRSSVQDIGNLEEHSSSFKEDSEEIDALLSSDEESDEDDVVSTGRTPDPLESGPFDSSSLPMFKKMRYISGKSSVCHGSMENFTHEKIKKMVTVLRGIIPGGDQLDTPALLEEAVRYLKFLKMEAKKLSVEGLDN; this is encoded by the coding sequence ATGCAGAGGGATCCAACAGCTTTCACTGGAAACCCCTCCTTTGCTTATGGACATGAAGCTGATAATTGTATGGCAAATGGACCTCAGGGTGGTCAATGCAACTACAGGGTTCCTGTTTCACCTGCCTTAGGTGTCCCTTCAGGCATGCCAAGCCCTCAAATCCGAAGCCCGCTTGGTGTAATCGAATTCCAACCTTCCATGGTATGCCCCAGAAACTTCATCATCTTTGATCACACTGATGACAAAGGACGTGTCATGTATCATCCTGCCTTGGTGGACAAGCTGAACCCCACAAACATCGATGCGTTCCCATACCATGGTGAAGTAGGTTGCAGAAGTTCTGTCCAAGACATTGGCAACCTGGAAGAACACTCCTCATCTTTCAAGGAGGATTCAGAAGAAATCGATGCACTGCTGAGCTCTGATGAagaaagcgatgaagatgatgtcgTGAGTACCGGGCGTACTCCTGACCCCTTAGAAAGTGGTCCCTTCGACTCATCTTCACTGCCTATGTTTAAGAAAATGAGGTATATTTCTGGAAAGAGTTCAGTTTGCCATGGATCAATGGAAAATTTTACTCATGAGAAGATCAAGAAGATGGTCACAGTCCTTAGGGGAATAATCCCCGGTGGAGACCAATTGGATACTCCTGCTTTGCTGGAGGAAGCAGTCAGATACCTGAAGTTCCTCAAGATGGAGGCAAAGAAACTCAGTGTGGAGGGCTTGGATAATTGA